In Candidatus Neomarinimicrobiota bacterium, a single genomic region encodes these proteins:
- the floA gene encoding flotillin-like protein FloA (flotillin-like protein involved in membrane lipid rafts): MEAIPLMLILIGLVAFLVLFTYFIPIGLWISAAAAQVYVGLLTLIGMRLRRIPPPLIINSLVSARKAGIDLDTNVLEAHYLAGGDVNKVVLALIAADKANIDLEFQRAAAIDLAGRDVLDAVKMSVNPRVIETPRVSAIAKDGIQLFAVAKVTVRANIDRLIGGAGEETVLARVGEGIVSSIGSSQSHKQVLENPDIISKNVLAKGLDAGTAFEILSIDIADVDVGKNIGATLQMDQADADKNIAQAVAEKRRAMAVAEEQEMKAKTQEMRAKVVEAESEVPRAMAEAFRQGNLGILDYYRMENIQADSSMRQNLSGSNKTDKK, translated from the coding sequence GTGGAAGCTATACCTTTAATGCTCATACTGATTGGCCTGGTTGCCTTTCTTGTATTATTTACTTATTTCATTCCAATTGGATTGTGGATAAGCGCAGCCGCAGCACAAGTCTACGTGGGTCTTTTAACGCTCATCGGAATGAGACTGCGTCGAATCCCGCCACCGCTGATTATCAATTCACTGGTAAGTGCCCGTAAAGCCGGAATAGACTTGGATACCAATGTGTTGGAAGCTCACTATCTGGCTGGTGGAGACGTAAACAAGGTTGTCCTGGCCCTCATAGCAGCGGACAAAGCCAATATTGATCTGGAATTTCAACGCGCTGCAGCCATTGATCTGGCCGGTCGCGATGTACTGGATGCAGTAAAAATGAGTGTGAATCCACGTGTGATTGAAACTCCACGTGTATCAGCCATCGCCAAGGATGGAATTCAGCTTTTTGCAGTGGCCAAGGTGACGGTGCGTGCCAATATTGATCGTCTGATTGGTGGTGCAGGAGAAGAAACAGTTCTGGCCCGTGTTGGTGAAGGAATTGTCAGTTCAATTGGTTCCTCACAGTCACATAAACAAGTATTGGAAAATCCAGATATTATTTCCAAAAATGTCCTGGCAAAGGGTCTCGATGCAGGAACTGCTTTTGAGATACTTTCCATCGATATTGCTGATGTAGATGTCGGTAAGAATATCGGTGCCACACTGCAAATGGATCAAGCTGATGCTGATAAGAACATTGCTCAGGCCGTTGCAGAGAAACGCCGTGCCATGGCTGTTGCCGAAGAACAGGAAATGAAAGCCAAGACCCAGGAAATGCGGGCCAAGGTTGTAGAAGCAGAATCTGAAGTTCCACGGGCTATGGCTGAAGCCTTCCGCCAGGGAAATCTGGGTATTCTGGACTATTATCGTATGGAAAACATCCAGGCTGATTCATCCATGAGACAGAATCTTTCTGGTTCAAACAAAACAGATAAGAAGTAA